A genome region from Pangasianodon hypophthalmus isolate fPanHyp1 chromosome 11, fPanHyp1.pri, whole genome shotgun sequence includes the following:
- the mical2a gene encoding F-actin-monooxygenase mical2b isoform X6 — MGEMEDEKSQAGRMFETFIQASTCKSTLQAFNVMCTYLELDPLEHDSFYSSLKSRLTCWKAKALWSKLDKRASHKEYKKGEACVGTKCLIIGGGPCGLRTAIELAFLGAKVVVIEKRDTFSRNNVLHLWPFTIHDLRGLGAKKFYGKFCAGAIDHISIRQLQLMLLKIALILGVEFHINVEFVKLLEPPEDQENEGPGWKAEIRPSDHPIADFDFDVVVGADGRRNTLEGFRRKEFRGKLAIAITANFINRNTTAEAKVEEISGVAFIFNQKFFQDLRQETGIDLENIVYYKDNTHYFVMTAKKQSLLDKGVIIHDYIDTEALLSSDNVNQEALLCYAREAADYATHYQLPTLEYAMNHLDQPDVAMFDFTCMYASENAALVRERFGHQLLVALVGDSLLEPFWPMGTGCARGFLAAFDTAWMIKSWAQGRGPLEVLAERESLYRLLPQTTPENIAKNFDQYTIDPGTRYPNLNSNCVRPHQVRNYYMCGELKTCSLERAATIRRPVNLARRESEIRPSRLLTWCQKQTEGYQGVSVTDLSSSWTSGLAFCALIHRFRSHLIDYDSLNEEDSAKNVQLAFDTAEKEFGIKPFTTGKELASGQEPDKNSMVTYLSKFYELFRGTPLPSSDSRREIGGNNEECTEKASQPVYRSMSFTQPRKRIPKDDKKVEDNDSFFKRRRRTVCSFLEQENNVSGQNTASERQELKENKVKFMASQLLAKFEESTPSCTLRRQLTANFLSPPRPPSLDLTELPLFIKPRKKTPPPPPPKKQIQPSACSAPLLPFPFNIPRRDCQNLTHPLHAPHSRSHSKPTDTHVQPTSHSEKPEADHAASCHSAILTMRAMLQRLQRVEEQISQRKVQTENTREFRRKSIKEKAVHLSSLFSGNNIVPRQPEVQPPKKDIQRDSVNGSHMGSLRREFPQSLGDVCYACKKRVYVVERLSAEGLFFHRECFRCDTCSAPLCQGGQAFDSEQGKLYCKLHFSQRKCAIKRGRMLEPQMPSESTTQKSASPSPAESDSSSAQSPGTLSSVLRRSLLWPLHVSRAVCATPRRVCNWLGGKAQALGQHLRENADDYTILYELLSVGVPLLVALYEILLQMHAETGPLDLQPLQQWLEQHLGRGFLT, encoded by the exons TGCTTGATAATCGGAGGAGGACCCTGTGGTCTGCGTACTGCTATAGAGCTGGCTTTCCTTGGTGCCAAAGTAGTGGTGATCGAGAAGAGAGACACATTTTCCAGGAACAATGTTCTGCACCTGTGGCCCTTCACCATCCATGACCTCAGAGGCCTGGGGGCTAAGAAGTTTTACGGCAAGTTCTGTGCGGGCGCCATAGACCACATCA GTATTCGGCAACTCCAGCTCATGCTCCTGAAGATTGCGCTGATTTTGGGGGTTGAGTTCCACATCAATGTGGAGTTTGTAAAGCTTCTGGAGCCTCCAGAAGACCAGGAAAACGAGG GGCCTGGTTGGAAGGCGGAGATCCGGCCATCAGATCATCCTATAGCTGACTTTGATTTCGATGTTGTGGTCGGGGCTGATGGGAGACGAAACACACTTGAAG GTTTCAGACGGAAGGAGTTCCGCGGGAAACTGGCCATCGCCATTACAGCCAACTTTATCAACAGGAACACGACAGCAGAGGCCAAAGTGGAGGAAATCAGTGGCGTGGCCTTCATCTTCAACCAGAAGTTCTTCCAGGACCTCAGACAGGAGACgg GCATTGACTTGGAGAACATTGTGTACTACAAAGACAACACGCACTACTTCGTCATGACGGCTAAAAAGCAGAGTCTTCTGGATAAGGGAGTCATCATTCAT GATTATATCGACACGGAGGCTCTGCTCAGCAGTGACAACGTGAACCAGGAGGCTCTGCTATGCTATGCACGGGAGGCTGCTGACTACGCCACGCATTACCAGCTGCCCACACTGGAGTACGCCATGAATCACCTCGACCAGCCAGATGTAGCCATGTTCGACTTTACCTGTATGTATGCCTCAGAAAACGCCGCACTGGTCAGAGAGAGGTTTGGACATCAGCTGCTGGTGGCACTGGTGGGAGATAGTCTGCTGGAG CCTTTCTGGCCCATGGGTACAGGGTGTGCCCGTGGCTTCTTGGCAGCCTTTGATACAGCCTGGATGATCAAGAGCTGGGCACAGGGCAGAGGGCCACTGGAAGTGCTAGCTGAGAG GGAGAGTCTTTACCGACTGCTACCTCAAACAACACCTGAAAATATCGCCAAGAACTTCGATCAGTACACCATAGATCCTGGAACACGTTATCCCAACCTCAACTCCAACTGTGTCAGACCACACCAG GTCCGTAACTATTACATGTGCGGTGAACTGAAGACCTGCTCCTTGGAACGAGCTGCTACCATACGGCGCCCAGTTAATCTGGCACGACGAG AATCTGAgatcaggcccagcaggttgcTGACGTGGTGTCAGAAGCAGACAGAGGGCTATCAAGGCGTCAGTGTGACTGACCTGAGCTCATCGTGGACCAGCGGCCTGGCCTTCTGCGCTCTTATCCACCGCTTCAGATCACACCTCAT TGATTATGATTCCCTTAACGAAGAAGACTCTGCTAAAAATGTCCAGCTGGCATTTGACACAGCGGAAAAGGAGTTTGGCATCAAGCCGTTCACTACGGGCAAGGAGCTAGCATCCGGCCAAGAGCCAGACAAGAACAGCATGGTGACCTACCTGTCCAAATTCTACGAGCTCTTCAGGGGAACGCCTCTGCCATCTTCAG attcaAGAAGAGAAATAGGGGGAAATAATGAGGAATGCACTGAAAAAGCTTCTCAACCTGTTTATAGATCAATGAGCTTTACACAGCCGCGAAAACGGATCCCAAAG GATGACAAAAAGGTGGAAGATAATGATTCTTTTTTCAAAAGAAGACGGAGGACAGTCTGCAGTTTTTTGGAACAG GAAAACAATGTCTCTGGTCAAAACACAGCATCTGAGAGGCAGGAACTGAAAGAGAATAAAGTCAAATTCATGGCTTCCCAGCTGCTGGCGAAGTTTGAGGAGAGCACTCCAAGCTGCACTCTGCGTAGGCAG CTTACCGCAAATTTTCTGAGCCCTCCGAGACCGCCATCACTCGATCTGACAGAACTCCCACTCTTCATAAAACCTAGGAAGAAAAccccaccacctccacctcctaaAAAACAG aTCCAGCCATCAGCCTGCTCAGCTCCTCTCCTCCCTTTTCCCTTTAACATCCCTCGGCGTGACTGCCAAAATCTCACCCACCCTCTTCACGCTCCACACTCACGCTCACACTCTAAGCCTACCGACACACACGTGCAACCCACCTCACACTCAGAGAAACCAGAAGCAGACCACGCTGCATCCTGTCACTCTGCCATACTGACCATGAGAGCAATGCTGCAGCGTCTGCAGAGAGTGGAGGAGCAGATCAGCCAG AGGAAAGTGCAGACAGAAAACACTAGAGAGTTTCGTAGAAAAAGCATAAAGGAGAAAGCCGTCCACCTGAGCTCTCTGTTCTCTGGTAACAACATTGTCCCACGTCAG CCTGAGGTACAGCCTCCTAAAAAAGACATTCAGAGAGACTCAGTGAATGGGTCACATATG GGTTCCTTGAGGAGGGAATTCCCCCAGAGCTTGGGTGATGTGTGTTATGCATGCAAGAAGCGGGTGTACGTGGTGGAGCGCTTGAGTGCCGAGGGGCTGTTCTTCCACAGAGAGTGTTTCCGCTGTGATACCTGTAGCGCTCCTTTATGTCAGGGCGGACAGGCTTTCGACTCAGAACAGG GAAAGCTGTATTGCAAGCTCCATTTCTCTCAGCGTAAATGTGCTATAAAGCGCGGCAGGATGTTGGAGCCACAGATG CCATCTGAAAGCACCACCCAGAAAAGTGCATCTCCGAGTCCAGCCGAGAGTGACAGCAGCTCTGCGCAGTCTCCAGGTACTCTGTCCTCTGTGCTGAGGAGAAGCCTGCTCTGGCCGCTGCACGTGAGCCGGGCTGTGTGTGCTACGCCGCGTCGTGTTTGTAACTGGCTGGGTGGGAAAGCTCAGGCTCTGGGCCAGCACCTCAGGGAAAACGCAGATGACTACACCATCCTGTACGAGCTGCTGAGCGTGGGGGTGCCCCTGCTCGTGGCACTCTATGAAATCCTGCTGCAGATGCATGCCGAGACCGGACCTCTCGACCTGCAGCCCCTGCAGCAGTGGCTCGAGCAGCACCTGGGCCGTGGGTTCCTCACGTAG
- the mical2a gene encoding F-actin-monooxygenase mical2b isoform X8, translating to MGEMEDEKSQAGRMFETFIQASTCKSTLQAFNVMCTYLELDPLEHDSFYSSLKSRLTCWKAKALWSKLDKRASHKEYKKGEACVGTKCLIIGGGPCGLRTAIELAFLGAKVVVIEKRDTFSRNNVLHLWPFTIHDLRGLGAKKFYGKFCAGAIDHISIRQLQLMLLKIALILGVEFHINVEFVKLLEPPEDQENEGPGWKAEIRPSDHPIADFDFDVVVGADGRRNTLEGFRRKEFRGKLAIAITANFINRNTTAEAKVEEISGVAFIFNQKFFQDLRQETGIDLENIVYYKDNTHYFVMTAKKQSLLDKGVIIHDYIDTEALLSSDNVNQEALLCYAREAADYATHYQLPTLEYAMNHLDQPDVAMFDFTCMYASENAALVRERFGHQLLVALVGDSLLEPFWPMGTGCARGFLAAFDTAWMIKSWAQGRGPLEVLAERESLYRLLPQTTPENIAKNFDQYTIDPGTRYPNLNSNCVRPHQVRNYYMCGELKTCSLERAATIRRPVNLARRESEIRPSRLLTWCQKQTEGYQGVSVTDLSSSWTSGLAFCALIHRFRSHLIDYDSLNEEDSAKNVQLAFDTAEKEFGIKPFTTGKELASGQEPDKNSMVTYLSKFYELFRGTPLPSSDSRREIGGNNEECTEKASQPVYRSMSFTQPRKRIPKDDKKVEDNDSFFKRRRRTVCSFLEQENNVSGQNTASERQELKENKVKFMASQLLAKFEESTPSCTLRRQPEVQPPKKDIQRDSVNGSHMLSSNRSTSSLTCEKETEMTQWKRDRNIKTFKKTAINLPHSSSLLPPSQCSPTSSCSFPSSKPQHLGMLLSKRDTKGETENNSHVRTVGKVSLVVEARAERLLTLYENDHRPKDACLTSPGSLRREFPQSLGDVCYACKKRVYVVERLSAEGLFFHRECFRCDTCSAPLCQGGQAFDSEQGKLYCKLHFSQRKCAIKRGRMLEPQMPSESTTQKSASPSPAESDSSSAQSPGTLSSVLRRSLLWPLHVSRAVCATPRRVCNWLGGKAQALGQHLRENADDYTILYELLSVGVPLLVALYEILLQMHAETGPLDLQPLQQWLEQHLGRGFLT from the exons TGCTTGATAATCGGAGGAGGACCCTGTGGTCTGCGTACTGCTATAGAGCTGGCTTTCCTTGGTGCCAAAGTAGTGGTGATCGAGAAGAGAGACACATTTTCCAGGAACAATGTTCTGCACCTGTGGCCCTTCACCATCCATGACCTCAGAGGCCTGGGGGCTAAGAAGTTTTACGGCAAGTTCTGTGCGGGCGCCATAGACCACATCA GTATTCGGCAACTCCAGCTCATGCTCCTGAAGATTGCGCTGATTTTGGGGGTTGAGTTCCACATCAATGTGGAGTTTGTAAAGCTTCTGGAGCCTCCAGAAGACCAGGAAAACGAGG GGCCTGGTTGGAAGGCGGAGATCCGGCCATCAGATCATCCTATAGCTGACTTTGATTTCGATGTTGTGGTCGGGGCTGATGGGAGACGAAACACACTTGAAG GTTTCAGACGGAAGGAGTTCCGCGGGAAACTGGCCATCGCCATTACAGCCAACTTTATCAACAGGAACACGACAGCAGAGGCCAAAGTGGAGGAAATCAGTGGCGTGGCCTTCATCTTCAACCAGAAGTTCTTCCAGGACCTCAGACAGGAGACgg GCATTGACTTGGAGAACATTGTGTACTACAAAGACAACACGCACTACTTCGTCATGACGGCTAAAAAGCAGAGTCTTCTGGATAAGGGAGTCATCATTCAT GATTATATCGACACGGAGGCTCTGCTCAGCAGTGACAACGTGAACCAGGAGGCTCTGCTATGCTATGCACGGGAGGCTGCTGACTACGCCACGCATTACCAGCTGCCCACACTGGAGTACGCCATGAATCACCTCGACCAGCCAGATGTAGCCATGTTCGACTTTACCTGTATGTATGCCTCAGAAAACGCCGCACTGGTCAGAGAGAGGTTTGGACATCAGCTGCTGGTGGCACTGGTGGGAGATAGTCTGCTGGAG CCTTTCTGGCCCATGGGTACAGGGTGTGCCCGTGGCTTCTTGGCAGCCTTTGATACAGCCTGGATGATCAAGAGCTGGGCACAGGGCAGAGGGCCACTGGAAGTGCTAGCTGAGAG GGAGAGTCTTTACCGACTGCTACCTCAAACAACACCTGAAAATATCGCCAAGAACTTCGATCAGTACACCATAGATCCTGGAACACGTTATCCCAACCTCAACTCCAACTGTGTCAGACCACACCAG GTCCGTAACTATTACATGTGCGGTGAACTGAAGACCTGCTCCTTGGAACGAGCTGCTACCATACGGCGCCCAGTTAATCTGGCACGACGAG AATCTGAgatcaggcccagcaggttgcTGACGTGGTGTCAGAAGCAGACAGAGGGCTATCAAGGCGTCAGTGTGACTGACCTGAGCTCATCGTGGACCAGCGGCCTGGCCTTCTGCGCTCTTATCCACCGCTTCAGATCACACCTCAT TGATTATGATTCCCTTAACGAAGAAGACTCTGCTAAAAATGTCCAGCTGGCATTTGACACAGCGGAAAAGGAGTTTGGCATCAAGCCGTTCACTACGGGCAAGGAGCTAGCATCCGGCCAAGAGCCAGACAAGAACAGCATGGTGACCTACCTGTCCAAATTCTACGAGCTCTTCAGGGGAACGCCTCTGCCATCTTCAG attcaAGAAGAGAAATAGGGGGAAATAATGAGGAATGCACTGAAAAAGCTTCTCAACCTGTTTATAGATCAATGAGCTTTACACAGCCGCGAAAACGGATCCCAAAG GATGACAAAAAGGTGGAAGATAATGATTCTTTTTTCAAAAGAAGACGGAGGACAGTCTGCAGTTTTTTGGAACAG GAAAACAATGTCTCTGGTCAAAACACAGCATCTGAGAGGCAGGAACTGAAAGAGAATAAAGTCAAATTCATGGCTTCCCAGCTGCTGGCGAAGTTTGAGGAGAGCACTCCAAGCTGCACTCTGCGTAGGCAG CCTGAGGTACAGCCTCCTAAAAAAGACATTCAGAGAGACTCAGTGAATGGGTCACATATG TTAAGTAGTAATAGGAGCACCTCGAGTCTTACctgtgaaaaagaaacagagatgaCTCAGTGGAAAAGAGATAGAAATATTAAGACTTTTAAGAAG ACTGCAATCAACCTTCCTCATTCCAGCTCACTTTTACCTCCATCACAATGTTCTCCTACTTCCTCCTGTTCATTCCCATCCAG CAAACCTCAGCACTTAGGGATGCTGCTTTCTAAAAGAGATACTAAAGGAGAAACAGAGAATAACTCACATGTG CGCACTGTTGGGAAAGTGTCTCTGGTGGTAGAAGCTCGGGCTGAAAGGCTGCTTACTCTCTATGAGAACGATCACAGGCCCAAAGACGCCTGTTTAACCTCACCG GGTTCCTTGAGGAGGGAATTCCCCCAGAGCTTGGGTGATGTGTGTTATGCATGCAAGAAGCGGGTGTACGTGGTGGAGCGCTTGAGTGCCGAGGGGCTGTTCTTCCACAGAGAGTGTTTCCGCTGTGATACCTGTAGCGCTCCTTTATGTCAGGGCGGACAGGCTTTCGACTCAGAACAGG GAAAGCTGTATTGCAAGCTCCATTTCTCTCAGCGTAAATGTGCTATAAAGCGCGGCAGGATGTTGGAGCCACAGATG CCATCTGAAAGCACCACCCAGAAAAGTGCATCTCCGAGTCCAGCCGAGAGTGACAGCAGCTCTGCGCAGTCTCCAGGTACTCTGTCCTCTGTGCTGAGGAGAAGCCTGCTCTGGCCGCTGCACGTGAGCCGGGCTGTGTGTGCTACGCCGCGTCGTGTTTGTAACTGGCTGGGTGGGAAAGCTCAGGCTCTGGGCCAGCACCTCAGGGAAAACGCAGATGACTACACCATCCTGTACGAGCTGCTGAGCGTGGGGGTGCCCCTGCTCGTGGCACTCTATGAAATCCTGCTGCAGATGCATGCCGAGACCGGACCTCTCGACCTGCAGCCCCTGCAGCAGTGGCTCGAGCAGCACCTGGGCCGTGGGTTCCTCACGTAG
- the mical2a gene encoding F-actin-monooxygenase MICAL3 isoform X9: MGEMEDEKSQAGRMFETFIQASTCKSTLQAFNVMCTYLELDPLEHDSFYSSLKSRLTCWKAKALWSKLDKRASHKEYKKGEACVGTKCLIIGGGPCGLRTAIELAFLGAKVVVIEKRDTFSRNNVLHLWPFTIHDLRGLGAKKFYGKFCAGAIDHISIRQLQLMLLKIALILGVEFHINVEFVKLLEPPEDQENEGPGWKAEIRPSDHPIADFDFDVVVGADGRRNTLEGFRRKEFRGKLAIAITANFINRNTTAEAKVEEISGVAFIFNQKFFQDLRQETGIDLENIVYYKDNTHYFVMTAKKQSLLDKGVIIHDYIDTEALLSSDNVNQEALLCYAREAADYATHYQLPTLEYAMNHLDQPDVAMFDFTCMYASENAALVRERFGHQLLVALVGDSLLEPFWPMGTGCARGFLAAFDTAWMIKSWAQGRGPLEVLAERESLYRLLPQTTPENIAKNFDQYTIDPGTRYPNLNSNCVRPHQVRNYYMCGELKTCSLERAATIRRPVNLARRESEIRPSRLLTWCQKQTEGYQGVSVTDLSSSWTSGLAFCALIHRFRSHLIDYDSLNEEDSAKNVQLAFDTAEKEFGIKPFTTGKELASGQEPDKNSMVTYLSKFYELFRGTPLPSSDSRREIGGNNEECTEKASQPVYRSMSFTQPRKRIPKDDKKVEDNDSFFKRRRRTVCSFLEQENNVSGQNTASERQELKENKVKFMASQLLAKFEESTPSCTLRRQPEVQPPKKDIQRDSVNGSHMTAINLPHSSSLLPPSQCSPTSSCSFPSSKPQHLGMLLSKRDTKGETENNSHVRTVGKVSLVVEARAERLLTLYENDHRPKDACLTSPGSLRREFPQSLGDVCYACKKRVYVVERLSAEGLFFHRECFRCDTCSAPLCQGGQAFDSEQGKLYCKLHFSQRKCAIKRGRMLEPQMPSESTTQKSASPSPAESDSSSAQSPGTLSSVLRRSLLWPLHVSRAVCATPRRVCNWLGGKAQALGQHLRENADDYTILYELLSVGVPLLVALYEILLQMHAETGPLDLQPLQQWLEQHLGRGFLT, from the exons TGCTTGATAATCGGAGGAGGACCCTGTGGTCTGCGTACTGCTATAGAGCTGGCTTTCCTTGGTGCCAAAGTAGTGGTGATCGAGAAGAGAGACACATTTTCCAGGAACAATGTTCTGCACCTGTGGCCCTTCACCATCCATGACCTCAGAGGCCTGGGGGCTAAGAAGTTTTACGGCAAGTTCTGTGCGGGCGCCATAGACCACATCA GTATTCGGCAACTCCAGCTCATGCTCCTGAAGATTGCGCTGATTTTGGGGGTTGAGTTCCACATCAATGTGGAGTTTGTAAAGCTTCTGGAGCCTCCAGAAGACCAGGAAAACGAGG GGCCTGGTTGGAAGGCGGAGATCCGGCCATCAGATCATCCTATAGCTGACTTTGATTTCGATGTTGTGGTCGGGGCTGATGGGAGACGAAACACACTTGAAG GTTTCAGACGGAAGGAGTTCCGCGGGAAACTGGCCATCGCCATTACAGCCAACTTTATCAACAGGAACACGACAGCAGAGGCCAAAGTGGAGGAAATCAGTGGCGTGGCCTTCATCTTCAACCAGAAGTTCTTCCAGGACCTCAGACAGGAGACgg GCATTGACTTGGAGAACATTGTGTACTACAAAGACAACACGCACTACTTCGTCATGACGGCTAAAAAGCAGAGTCTTCTGGATAAGGGAGTCATCATTCAT GATTATATCGACACGGAGGCTCTGCTCAGCAGTGACAACGTGAACCAGGAGGCTCTGCTATGCTATGCACGGGAGGCTGCTGACTACGCCACGCATTACCAGCTGCCCACACTGGAGTACGCCATGAATCACCTCGACCAGCCAGATGTAGCCATGTTCGACTTTACCTGTATGTATGCCTCAGAAAACGCCGCACTGGTCAGAGAGAGGTTTGGACATCAGCTGCTGGTGGCACTGGTGGGAGATAGTCTGCTGGAG CCTTTCTGGCCCATGGGTACAGGGTGTGCCCGTGGCTTCTTGGCAGCCTTTGATACAGCCTGGATGATCAAGAGCTGGGCACAGGGCAGAGGGCCACTGGAAGTGCTAGCTGAGAG GGAGAGTCTTTACCGACTGCTACCTCAAACAACACCTGAAAATATCGCCAAGAACTTCGATCAGTACACCATAGATCCTGGAACACGTTATCCCAACCTCAACTCCAACTGTGTCAGACCACACCAG GTCCGTAACTATTACATGTGCGGTGAACTGAAGACCTGCTCCTTGGAACGAGCTGCTACCATACGGCGCCCAGTTAATCTGGCACGACGAG AATCTGAgatcaggcccagcaggttgcTGACGTGGTGTCAGAAGCAGACAGAGGGCTATCAAGGCGTCAGTGTGACTGACCTGAGCTCATCGTGGACCAGCGGCCTGGCCTTCTGCGCTCTTATCCACCGCTTCAGATCACACCTCAT TGATTATGATTCCCTTAACGAAGAAGACTCTGCTAAAAATGTCCAGCTGGCATTTGACACAGCGGAAAAGGAGTTTGGCATCAAGCCGTTCACTACGGGCAAGGAGCTAGCATCCGGCCAAGAGCCAGACAAGAACAGCATGGTGACCTACCTGTCCAAATTCTACGAGCTCTTCAGGGGAACGCCTCTGCCATCTTCAG attcaAGAAGAGAAATAGGGGGAAATAATGAGGAATGCACTGAAAAAGCTTCTCAACCTGTTTATAGATCAATGAGCTTTACACAGCCGCGAAAACGGATCCCAAAG GATGACAAAAAGGTGGAAGATAATGATTCTTTTTTCAAAAGAAGACGGAGGACAGTCTGCAGTTTTTTGGAACAG GAAAACAATGTCTCTGGTCAAAACACAGCATCTGAGAGGCAGGAACTGAAAGAGAATAAAGTCAAATTCATGGCTTCCCAGCTGCTGGCGAAGTTTGAGGAGAGCACTCCAAGCTGCACTCTGCGTAGGCAG CCTGAGGTACAGCCTCCTAAAAAAGACATTCAGAGAGACTCAGTGAATGGGTCACATATG ACTGCAATCAACCTTCCTCATTCCAGCTCACTTTTACCTCCATCACAATGTTCTCCTACTTCCTCCTGTTCATTCCCATCCAG CAAACCTCAGCACTTAGGGATGCTGCTTTCTAAAAGAGATACTAAAGGAGAAACAGAGAATAACTCACATGTG CGCACTGTTGGGAAAGTGTCTCTGGTGGTAGAAGCTCGGGCTGAAAGGCTGCTTACTCTCTATGAGAACGATCACAGGCCCAAAGACGCCTGTTTAACCTCACCG GGTTCCTTGAGGAGGGAATTCCCCCAGAGCTTGGGTGATGTGTGTTATGCATGCAAGAAGCGGGTGTACGTGGTGGAGCGCTTGAGTGCCGAGGGGCTGTTCTTCCACAGAGAGTGTTTCCGCTGTGATACCTGTAGCGCTCCTTTATGTCAGGGCGGACAGGCTTTCGACTCAGAACAGG GAAAGCTGTATTGCAAGCTCCATTTCTCTCAGCGTAAATGTGCTATAAAGCGCGGCAGGATGTTGGAGCCACAGATG CCATCTGAAAGCACCACCCAGAAAAGTGCATCTCCGAGTCCAGCCGAGAGTGACAGCAGCTCTGCGCAGTCTCCAGGTACTCTGTCCTCTGTGCTGAGGAGAAGCCTGCTCTGGCCGCTGCACGTGAGCCGGGCTGTGTGTGCTACGCCGCGTCGTGTTTGTAACTGGCTGGGTGGGAAAGCTCAGGCTCTGGGCCAGCACCTCAGGGAAAACGCAGATGACTACACCATCCTGTACGAGCTGCTGAGCGTGGGGGTGCCCCTGCTCGTGGCACTCTATGAAATCCTGCTGCAGATGCATGCCGAGACCGGACCTCTCGACCTGCAGCCCCTGCAGCAGTGGCTCGAGCAGCACCTGGGCCGTGGGTTCCTCACGTAG